The region tcatcgtctagctgactatgtcttgtattattattattttttattttttctaaaatcctgtcaaatgtgcacaaactactagctactactaaatattgtataaacatgattttctgtaaagttgctttgtaacgatttgtattgtaaaaagcgctatacaaataaacttgaattgaattgaatagctTCCATAACTCTGGGCAAGGATGAAGGATTGAGCCCTCTGCAAGAGACAGAAGCTCCCTCTTGACCGGAATCTCCCATAGTGCCACCAGGTCCTAGAATGACACTTGGCCCAACCAGAATTGGGCTACTAGTAGCAGACAAACCCCGTGCTAGTGGACTCTCTTCAGAACTCCTGGGAGAAAACAAAATCAGAGGAAATGTGTACAGACACAGCCTTATATACTTATGAGCCCACAGGATGATCTGGTGTGCTACCTTGCAAAGTGGTCACGGCTGCAGATCTCCCCAACTGTTGAAATATGAAACCACCGATCTGTTGTCTGTGTAAACAAGTGCATTATGGCCTCTAAGGTCTGGGAGAAAGTGTTTCAATGCTTGATTGCTCCTCAGCCAGTGAGGGATGCGTCCATCGTAAGCGTTACATATTGACGAGGAGTTCCCAACACAGGACCTCAggacaagaaccaaggtttcttccacatgatTAAGGCATGAAGGCATTGCCATGTGACTGTAATTTTGCGAAGTGGATTGCCCCTctgggaaaaccccttggtcctGAGCCACCACTGCAAGTCTCTCATGTACAGAGTCCAAAAGATATCACATTGGATACCGCTGCCATCAAACCCAACAGTCTCTGAACCTGTTTTACAGTGTTTGACTGGCCTAGATTCACTCTGTTGATGGCTGCCTGCATTGTCGTCCAATCCCAAACCACTCCATGATAAATGGGCCTTTGTACTGGAGAGGCGTTCAGAATTAACCCAAGCTCTTTCATATGGGTGAGGACAACATCTTGATGCAGAGCCGCCATCTGTTTTGACTGAGCTAATGTCAACGAATTGTCTATATAGTTTAATATGTGAATGCTCTGGAATCAAAGATGAGCGAGTGCAGCATCCAGGCATTTGGTGAAAGTGTGGGGTTACAGTGCTAGGTCCAACAGAAGAACTCAattaaagtcacctttatttatatagcattttttatacaatacagactgtgtcacagcagctttacagtgttaaacaggaaaaacgTGTGCTGATAATGATAGAAAACAATGAAAAGCAGTCAGTTTATCAGTTAAAGTCCGTTTATTGTTCATTCAGTGATATCATCGTCCAGCTCAGCTCAGTTAAGTTCTGttaaaataatgaacaatattgcTAGACATGAAGTGtccacaactaagcaagccaaagacGACAGTGGCAAGGAAGCAAAACATTGGTGACATCCATTGGTgacagaaatagagaaaaaaaatcaagctcagTCGGATGGCCAGTTCTGCTCTGGCCAGATGAAACTAGCATAGTATGGCTTAATTCCAGATTATTCTAGGATATTCTACGTACTGGAAACTCTATGATTGGTGGATCTCACATCAGGTCACTGTGGGTTGTAATACACAAAACTGGTTCATTAAAGTGACTAGTTAATGGAGTTTTGTTTGTTCCATTCCCAAAATCAGCTTGTAATCTTGgaaaattaaaacattgaatATGATTTGTCAATTACTATGCTTTCATTTCATACTTCAATGATTCTGTGTTTTAAACGTTAAATAAAAGTCTGTAGCTTCTAGATAAATCTTATTTATATGGGCAGTTTTCATTATCAGCAGATCCAGTTTAGGCGATCACATGGAGTTTTATCCCAGATAGTTTGGGTCTAGATCAGGCTCACATGTGGGCCATAAGCACATAAGCGCCAATGAATCTCGTCATTTATGGACCATGAAAGGATTTGCCCAAAAGTTGAGCTGTAATGACTGTAAACCCCACCGTATACATTGAATACTATTCCCTACCGCGCATTGAAGACATGTTTGCTTCATTAGCAGGAGGACAGTGTTTTAGTAAATAAGACTTATCTCATGCTTATATTCAGATGAGGGTTGAGGAAGAGTCCAAAGCAGATTCTTGTAATTTCACCTCAGAAAGGTTCATTCCAATATAATTGTCTTCCATTTGGGAACACTTTAGCACCAGCCATGTTCCAGAGAACTATGGACCACATATTACAAGGCCTACCAAATGTCCATTGTTACCTTGATGACATTCTGGTATCTAGGCGGACCGAACACCTGTAAAACCTGAATGCAGTTCTTAGATTTCTGAAGCAGTTCGGCTTATTACATGATGAAAAAGTAAATGCAACTTATTCAAGGACTCATTAGAGTACCTGGGTTACATAATTGATGCTGAAGGCTAACACAAGTTGCCTGATAAAGTAAGACCAATTTTTGATGCTCCAACACCATCAAATGTCGTTTCTGGGCCTGTTAAATTATGAAAGATTTATACACAATTTGGCAACCATAGTGAATCCCTTAAATGCATTGCTCTGTAAAGGAACACGCTAGAAGTGGTCTGTCGAGTGCGACACAGCATTCAAAAAGACAAAGGAACAACTTAATGAGATAACGTGGTTATTGTGAAACGACTCTGGGTCTGGAGTCGGGGTGGCTTAATGCTGCTGCACATTCATTTCACCACCATCCATTTTTGCTGTTTCATTCCTCCCCTAGACCAATCAGGAAAATGTAACATTGACAATATGTAATATGACGATATAATAGAAAAACGTATCTTACCATTTCATGGGGTCTTCAAATCTAACTTGTTGtgatcaaaattaattaaacaaataatggaTAAtagtttataaacaaataatggaAACTAATACATGTGTAaatactgtttttctactgtataGTAATGAAGTATTTGATTTCGGATGCAACCATACTGTTTATATATTAAGGttgtcaattaattaaaaaataaaacttaattaattacatgatactgattaattaattgatttaaacacttgcagcaTTAGGTGGTTTTCCAAATCCTTGTTATGGGAAGAAATTAAAATGTCGATTAACACTTGTTAATGTGTAGACATGTAATCCATAGCCGTATattaatgacatatatatatatattaacctcAGCAAACTGCTTCAGAGATTTGAGTTCAGTTTGGTTCCTGGACAGCCTTTCGACATTAAAGACACAGGAATTCTATGGCTTAAGTGCGGAGTGACCTTCTACATTAAACAATGCTCATAATACATGTTAAAACACTTGTTTTCTGACAACTCTGCTGCATACATCACCTTGAAACATTAGCCTGAgcataaaagtattaaaagtattaaactaCTGGTTAATTGAATTCAGTTTTAGTCCTTCATTATGGTGATTTAaggtttttgtttaaatacattgtgtagattatataaatatgaacatTATATAAGCAGGCTTACTGgccacatatatataaaaatgtcaaaatcctGAAACATATACTGTtaatctgattttaaaatggttttatattACACGCTATATGCTGCTTAACCAAAGAGATTAAACacaatgattaaaatataaaagttgttTTTGTGGCCTTTTGCTCTTAACGTAGTGTTTCTTATTAGGTGtaactgtaaaaaaatgttttttacgaAGGTGCAAAGATACTATGAACATGTCTAAATAAAAACCATCCCGTAGGCCCCAGCGAGGATCGAACTCGCGACCCCTGGTTTACAAGACCAGTGCTCTAACCACTGAGCTATGGAGCCAGTCACggtaaatttgacaaataaaatgGTTTTTAACCATTAATATAAAAAGATGTCATGATTGGTGTGCGTACAATTGTTAGCACTTTTTATGCGTTATGTGCCAGAAAAGAATGATTACGTTCCCAAAAAAAGAATGAAACTTTCGTTGTATACTTTTCTTATAGATAAAATATAAGAATTAATTTAGATCAGGGCTAAAAATTAAGGTAttcaagtaaaatattaaaaaggaaaaGATTTTATGTACCAGCCAacccaaattatttttttacggATTGTTAGTCGATGTTTTCGTCGCCACGCATAGCCAATAAGCAATACCCGGATGGATTTTTTTGTCCACTAGAGGGCGATGTTCACCAACAAAATTCTTCATTATCCCGTTCTGCAGTAGTATAAAGTATTTTTGTTAAACCACGTCAAACTCAGCTCCTTGATGGCCACTGTCCTgaagagtgttgttccaaccagCTCCAAAACACCTGCCtgttctagtaatcctgaagacttattgttgttgttgttgttgattttattattattattattattattattattattattattatggttttaaatacattttaacaattaCTCAAACATTAAGGTTTGCAGTCCTGCAAAGTTTCACTCCatttcacacaaaacacattttgagAGAAAATAGAAGCATGAGATTGGACCCAAACATAGgtgattatttattattgattattattttaacaacctacaaattaattaattgatacagtttttttttctcagtgtaaatCTGCagttaatattaaaatgtcaatttatttaattatttgattagaattttattttatgttaattttactTTCCAGTTGTATTCTAGGTTAAATGGTCTCAGATGTCCGGTATGAAAcacatattatgtttttttttttttaatgatgtgaaaaacaacacaaacaaaagtcAGATTCTTTATTGTACCGAAATCCTATTGATAAGTCACTTGTATAATAATTTGGAACCCAGTGTTTGTATTTTTCCTTGTAATCAAATCAtgacatttttcaattttttgtGAAAAAGTTGTAGTTCTTGGATTTGTTTTGAATGTAAAATATCTCTGGTAGCCATCTGCCCCTCTCTTACTTTATATTATAACCAATAGGTTGGTCTTTAAAAATTAGTTGACTTTCCATGGTTTACTCTTTCTgctcacttaaaaataaatgtaaaaatggatggatgaatgctgTGTAATTTGCGTGGGAAACAATAGATTTGCCAGAATTTTAAGATTCCGACAAATAACCGTTCaacactcaaataaaaaaaaatgtgaaaaagtaattatgattaaaaaataataataatttaattgtaatcgAAACAGATATTataatctatttaaaaatgaaatagaaTTAAATCCAGTCAGAGTGTTTGTGGGAATGAggtgctgtctctttaagagggCAGATCCTGCAGTTTGCCTCTCATCTCTGAACCTGCTCAGATCAGATCCGCTTCGGATCATTTCACTCCTGTCCAGAGGAACCGGACCCGAGACCCTGAACACTGACACGCGTGGGGAGTTATACTGCAAACCCCTTCTGATCTTCTGATCTTTGGAGCTTTCGCTCAATTTTAACGTGAACGCAGATATGTTTTTAATGAAGGCGGTGTTTGTGGTTGTTATTTTTTGAAATATTGCTCCTGAAACCTGTAAGATCACGCGCGTCTAAAGATTGATTTTTCTTGAGAAAAACATCGATTCATTTACAACGATGCTCGTGGATTTTTATGTCACGAATATTTTAGGATATATAAATCCAGGCATGACCGCGAAGTTATCGGTAAGAGAGCCGTTAATAATAAAGGTGAATGTTTGAAAATTAATTTGTCAGCAATACATATCAGTTTATGGATAGTcttccattttaaaatgattcCCGTAAATACTTACACAGTCTATACATGAATCAGTTTTTGAATGCGTTTTTACATTGCGATTGATTATAGTACTATGTTAGATCTGTGTTAACCCTAAGACTGAGAATCATGATGGCAAAACATTGTCCTAATGATGACCTAAGTAAGATCTCTGATGATGAACTGGTCAGATGGAGCAAAGAGGACTTGATCAAGAGACTGAGAAGGACTGACAGTGAGAAAATGAACGTAATGCTGGAACATGGGAACATGATGAAGGACATCAACCGCAGGCTGCAGGTGCACCTCCATGAGATCCGTAATCTAAAGGAGATCAACCAAAAACTGCAGGATGATAACCAGGAGCTCAGGGAGCTCTGCTGCTTTCTCGATGATGATCGGCAGAAAGGTAAGAAGCTATCTCGGGAATGGCAGAGGTTTGGGAGGCATACGGCCAGCTCCGTGATGAAAGAGGTGAGCAGCTATCAGCAGAAGCTCAAGGAGCTGGAAGGCAACCAGGAAAACGTCCTCCGGGAGAATGCAGAACTAAAGGAGATCATTCTCATGTTGGATGAAGACCGGACTGGAGCAGGATCTAGGAGCTCTATAGACAGCCAGTCTAGTCTGAGCAACCTGAATGGAGGTTCGAGCAATGTCCGAGATGTTGGCGATGGGAGCAGTACCTCCAGCGGTGGAAGTGCTGGCAGCCCAGACCATCATCATAATCACATACACAAGACTGTAGAAACCAAAATTGGCACCATACGACGATCAATGGATGATCTCTCTGCTCCACATCATCACAGGAGCAATCCCAATGGACTCAGTGGTGAGTATAGATGACCGTTTTTGCTGCAATTATTGTATAAAACTCCAGTGAAATCAAAATTGGAGTTTTGTGGCTCAATGCATTTTGTTAAGTTTTAAGGTCATGCATATGTTAGGACGCTCTTAAAAAGTTGACACAATTTATTTGTATCAGAAATACACCTTTAAAGAGAGAGTTCACCAAGATGGCAAAAAAAATGCTTCTGTGTACGAAACCATGTAATGAGGTAACATGcacaattatattaataaaacacccAATAATTAAGTGAAACGTGGGTGTTTTCAAtgtttacaacttaaaaaaaatttataagctAGTCTTAAACAACTTTATTTTTCACGTAAACCTTGAGAAaccataaaaactttattttcgcCCCTTCATTCAAGTGCTTGTTTGACTTACTTGTATCAGCAGCTCATCAGCAACTGTAGCGTTGAAAGAGCTCATAGGATCATATACCAGTATCTTGTGACTGTCGAACACATCTGAAAGTGATTTTTGATTGAGTAACTTGTAGGTCTGTGAAGCTTGAGCTACTGTTTCGGGCGGTTCAgtccgatttggtgaactggttcattcAGTTTACTAAAATAAACCAGTTCAGAAGAATGGTTTGCTAATGGACATCACTCCAGACCGTTTACCTGAGGCTATGGATTACAggcaataatgttgtaaataatgtaatttttattgctCAGACCGACCGTTTAGCTTCATAACACTTGAATCATCAGGAGCCGCAGGTATTAATTTTGTATGGCCTGATTTGGCTTTTAAAGTGACAGTAGCAGTTGGCTTTTTGTGGCATTTTATTAATCACCAAGTTTTCATGGTTTCAGCTAAATTAAATCTGCTTTAcgtttgggtgaactttcccggAAGTCTTTGTCTTCCaggaaaacaaaccaaaaatagcCTGCTGATTACTCATCTTTCACTAATGGGCATGTGCAGTTATTATTAAGCAACTAGAGTTCTGATGATGCAGTAAATGAAGACACCGTGCCACCATATTGGGATTCCCAAACGTTTGACAGACTTAAGTAGAGGTCATTTGAGTTGAATGTGTGTAAGTTAAAACATTACTCACTGTTTTAATTGGAAATATGTAAACGGAGAAACAGAACTTGTCGTGCCATTTCACAGGGTTTTTAAAAGTATTGCTCATCAATCTacttatcatttatatatttgagATTAAATGTTTAAGCTGTTTTAAGATGCTCCTGTGAAACTACAGTTATAACACTTCAACATTGAAATGGAAGACTTGATTTCAAAGAGTTATTTAGTTAATGCTAAGATTATAAGGGTAATAATTTTCTTATGCTTTCGTATCAAGTTCTGTACATGAGCAAACTTGCAAAGCTTGGGTAaactatgtaaaatgtaaatgattatattaattgtatataCTTAACAGGTAACAGTAGGAGTTTTAAGTCTTACAGTATTACTGAAGATGTAGCTAATTACCCCAGTTTTAATTACCTACACCTCCTCAGATCAATAATACAACAGTACTGCATGTCAGTGTGGCCTTAAATGAAGGTCCCATGTTAATTGCTTTTACAAGTAAATcgtgaatatggatttttgactTGCTGGTGGACTTCGTTTCTCGTGCAGTGGGAGGGCATATAAAAGGAAACCAGTATATTTGCTCTATTCAAGCCCTAAACACCCACATGAGCTGACTGTTTGATAACTGTAATGAAATGACATGTTAAGCCTGGCTTTAGCCGCACTTCAGCAGCACCAGGATTTCAGATGAGAGGACAATATTCTCCCTGTCTCTCAGGCTCTCAGACAACTGAAGATGCTTCCTGATGGGTTGGatagcttctctctctctctctctctctctatctctctctctctctctatatatatatatggcaattGACAATCAATTTGAGAGCTTGTAATATATAAAGAGTGGCCTtaaacagtgtttaaaaaatCAGTGATTGTTTCACAGTGTATCATTAAGGTCTCAAGTCTGCTGTCTTATGAAGACTCTTAagtcacatttcaccccaaaatcaaaatataatgtaatgcagAGAAGCGCTCTTGCTCGGTACAGTGAAGTgaattgttttgttaattttgtggTTAATTATCTTGAGTCCTATGGGACACGGTAACacacggccctctcacaatatattgctttacagatctgttgcttttgccgctcagaaattgacgcaatcatgcagcacgtatcagaagatctgcgcTCAGGCGCGGTGAGCACtaacactcactgatctataggCTATATAACTGTACCGCGCtgttgcccacctcttccaactgagccagggactgctaaattAAACGATCACACTAGTAaaacgaaccaggctttgggggtcaaacaTGCTCCAGCACGGTTAAGATTCCCTAGTGTCAGCACACCCTAATAATTCTCCTGCACCCACACACGAGTCTCTACCCGCCCCTCAAGTGTTGTCCCGCGCCgcactctgctgcgatgggtcccGCGGTCATGCAGGTCTCTACTCGGAAGTTGCttgttatgatcgaggctctggactctgagcataacttgtttttctataacaaactataaaatgttttctataaaaACGTTAATTTCCTGGCactgacaaatagcttgtttaatatttaatttaattatattaatgttacacacacactaatacgaAATTTAATGTCAAAGCAATTTTCACGGCTAAtagcacattaaattaaatgtgaaatagtattttcttgtaaaacatgatACAAAAATCTCAacccaaagaaaaaaacaacaaaatgatagatggatggatggatggttgggaTGGGGTGGGTAGGTGGTTCCAAACAGGGGGAAAACATATTGAGGTTAAATACAGAATCCTCACAGCATTTTCTTCACCAGTTTGATCAGAATCACCACTTGTGCACTTATGAACATGGTGATCTACTTTGATCTTAAATAGGCCTGTCACTTTACCATAGggtgttactacacagagccgttgttaactgagaagatgtgccaATAAACGcttaaaatgaagtggatttgcgcatcttctctattaacaatggctctgtgtagaaacagctgctctatgtgaaatcacgcacctgatggaattaaccgctgattagataaccggctttactgacgagatgcgcataacgatcgtgatcggagcacccctactttaCCAGCTTGTCTGatcaataaaataagttttatcaTGGTTCAATCCCCTGGGGTCAATATGTGTGGCCTGTAGTCAAAATGTGTTGCAGTGTCATTTAATTAGAACGTCAGATTGAGCACATAGATGTTTGGAGTATGTGTCTTCATTCCACAGGGATTCTTCAGACATTCTAACAGCCGTAGGAAGATGATAAGTGAGCAAGGTGGGACCTGTGGAGGTATTTGTGGGAGACATTGGCTAGTAAGGCCAGAGAGTGGATGGGTTGGAGAGTGTGTGACTATGAGGTCCCATGCTCTCTTTCCTCCTTAAGGGCTCTCATCAATCAGTTGAGCCGTTGGCCATCCCAATGCACAGATGGTGCAGCAGTAATCATCAGAGACAGGTTCATGTTTCATCACAGTGTTAAATCCCAAACTGTGTTGCACAAATGCTTACAACTCTTTGGTTTCAAGAGTTGAAGCCTTTACACAGACAGGATGTATTACTACATTACTAGTATATTCTTACAATGATTTCTGTGGGCTATACATATATGAAATGATCTACATTTTGATTGTAATTCAGATTTCAAAAGTAAAACAAGATTCAACAGGTGTTCTATTGATCTTCATATATATAAACCGtattttatatggttttaaatCCCCATCTCTTGCTCATACGTTGTACAGCAATGTGAATTGTGTCAGTCAACATGGACTTTTTGTCAGTTAgtaaatctttaaataatataGTGCTcaattttttattctaaaatccagtttacatgtaatatttttgaACCATGGAGTCAAAAGTAAATAGTAAAATAGGTAAGTGGTTAACTTTTTGTTTTGAAACAGTCCCCAAACATGAATATTTGAAcccattgttttgtttaaaacataaTTTCTAACCTTACATAAGGAATACAAACACCAAAGAAGTTTATGCACTTGACAAATTAGTTGTaggaattacattttatgaataaaataggAACTGTGAATGGAACaattactaagaaaaaaaaattctactgagtttattttgatgtttgtgCTCAATGGCACGAAAACATGCCTAAAATGCCAACAATTGTACCATAATTATAGTTTCCATCAAAATATCAGTTATTTGGGTTTCTGTTGCTCTTTTAGCCTCGCATCAGCTGATTCTCAGCAGATCACCTCTACTTATAGGAATATGGCATTCCTATATAAGCTCTAGTCAGTATTATGCAGCAGCTTTTCCACTTGCTCAGGAGCAaattaccctcctccatcccTAGCTCCTCCTTTCGCACAGTCAGGACTTGTCTTTTTACTCCATTTACTtaaataatgtatacatttaaatatcattaaatatattaatgatatttgCCTTGTTCTGTTTATCCTAGGGGGATATTAttgctgctctccctgctctCCCTGCTCATTGGAAATAATTGCATACTATAGTATTTTGTACTGAACCCATACCGTACTGGAAACAAGGCTTATCTCTCAGTGGCGTATGTTGCTCTTGCCTTGAGATACCTCATGAGGGATGTTTTATCTTGTCTCGGGGAGTAGTAAAATCACTGAGCCCAGTGTAAGAATGAGAGCAGTTACCCAATAATGGTCAAAGTGAACCTGTTAAACTAGCTCAGCCGGTTCTTCACGACTCAATAATTTGCCAAGCCCGCAGATTGCGTCTTTGTGTGATGATGCTGTTTAACATTCAttcttttctattattttaaagaGCTATCCATTTCTGTTCCTAGAAAGCCACAGTACTGAGGATTTTAGGTTCAACTGTAATTAAACACACTTGATCCGGCTTATCATGGTCTTCTGAATCACTAGAAACTTCCCATATTGCATTGCCCTATAACTTAACAGAGTTCTTTAGTAAGATTTGTTCCTTTCCTTAAATATATTCTACAAGTTTAAAGGGTGTTTCACTCTGGTGACCAGCGTAGGAAGTGTTGCtcttttaaaaattgcatttccTGTATGCATAATGATGAATCACTTGCTATTCTTAAACAAACCATCCTATGTGTTCTGTCAGCATGTAGGACATTAGTGAATCCATGGAAGATTAAAAGGGCAAAAAAATTCAACATGAGACCATTTTCTACACTTTTTGTGTGCTTGTTTGGCCCAGGAGAGATTTGGTGCATAGACACCCTCAGCTGGCTTTAGTCAGACAGAAAGCAGCCTGTCACGAATTCCCACATTCCTTATTAAAACAATAGTCAgtcctttctaaaaaaaaaaaaaagagagagagagagagagatgaataaGGCTCATACATTGAACCACACATGAGACAATACAAATGAGATAGAGAATTTGCTCTCTTAATGAATGGAAAGTTGTATGTCTGTAAATGTTCTGTGTGAAACTCTTAAGGTGGACAGCTGTTTTTGAGTGAGCAAAACTGAGCATTGAGTTCTCTGTCATCAGTTCATGTAGTCCACGCGTATGGTCCCCCAAGTTGACGCTTCAATAACCTGTGTCTCAAAGAAATGATGTTTCATAATTTAAGAAGTTAGAAATATTCTTACTGTTCTTGTATAAACTTGCACAAAAAGCAAAAACCTTATTACGGGTAACACCAGGAGGCAGGGCTTTGGAATTTGCGATCTTGGTATCATGATTTACAAGAAAAGGTGTTTGTCTGTTTTGCTTACATCTTTACACCTTTCGCTTTCCAAGACTAAAACAGAAACTTTAAACCTTCTCTGGTTTAAGAAGTGAtcttttcaaatcaaaatataacggactattttaaattgaatttgaaaAATCCCCCGCCATCATCTCAGAGTTTACTTTTTTTGCGTGTTTAATGAAATCTGAATTCTGTTGAACTGTGCTGCGCCTCTGCAG is a window of Carassius auratus strain Wakin chromosome 45, ASM336829v1, whole genome shotgun sequence DNA encoding:
- the LOC113063415 gene encoding coiled-coil domain-containing protein 85C-B-like isoform X3, giving the protein MMAKHCPNDDLSKISDDELVRWSKEDLIKRLRRTDSEKMNVMLEHGNMMKDINRRLQVHLHEIRNLKEINQKLQDDNQELRELCCFLDDDRQKGKKLSREWQRFGRHTASSVMKEVSSYQQKLKELEGNQENVLRENAELKEIILMLDEDRTGAGSRSSIDSQSSLSNLNGGSSNVRDVGDGSSTSSGGSAGSPDHHHNHIHKTVETKIGTIRRSMDDLSAPHHHRSNPNGLSDASSNYIRQLETKVRILEDNNNKLLSQCNPGDLRALRKGMTLYHSESQLSSLPQRQDALMNGTGRLQTSESSPSTGFVSSVQRPEAVVHAMKVLEVHDNLAKQLPEESAEDLNEKEKAIVREMCNLFFLFRWCGESSGTWQDQSRPSDSSSLGISSKALYSSSNT
- the LOC113063415 gene encoding coiled-coil domain-containing protein 85C-B-like isoform X1 translates to MMAKHCPNDDLSKISDDELVRWSKEDLIKRLRRTDSEKMNVMLEHGNMMKDINRRLQVHLHEIRNLKEINQKLQDDNQELRELCCFLDDDRQKGKKLSREWQRFGRHTASSVMKEVSSYQQKLKELEGNQENVLRENAELKEIILMLDEDRTGAGSRSSIDSQSSLSNLNGGSSNVRDVGDGSSTSSGGSAGSPDHHHNHIHKTVETKIGTIRRSMDDLSAPHHHRSNPNGLSDASSNYIRQLETKVRILEDNNNKLLSQPCSRYSLSKLSMKCNPGDLRALRKGMTLYHSESQLSSLPQRQDALMNGTGRLQTSESSPSTGFVSSVQRPEAVVHAMKVLEVHDNLAKQLPEESAEDLNEKEKAIVREMCNLFFLFRWCGESSGTWQDQSRPSDSSSLGISSKALYSSSNT
- the LOC113063415 gene encoding coiled-coil domain-containing protein 85C-B-like isoform X2, with translation MMAKHCPNDDLSKISDDELVRWSKEDLIKRLRRTDSEKMNVMLEHGNMMKDINRRLQVHLHEIRNLKEINQKLQDDNQELRELCCFLDDDRQKGKKLSREWQRFGRHTASSVMKEVSSYQQKLKELEGNQENVLRENAELKEIILMLDEDRTGAGSRSSIDSQSSLSNLNGGSSNVRDVGDGSSTSSGGSAGSPDHHHNHIHKTVETKIGTIRRSMDDLSAPHHHRSNPNGLSDASSNYIRQLETKVRILEDNNNKLLSQPCSRYSLSKLSMKCNPGDLRALRKGMTLYHSESQLSSLPQRQDALMNGTGRLQTSESSPSTGFVSSVQRPEAVVHAMKVLEVHDNLAKQLPEESAEDLNEKEKAIVREMCNVVWRKLGDVAGSKPSIRQQLSGNQFKGPL